GCCCGAAAAAAGAAAACACTGCAAAGGTTGCCCCCCAGACAATAATGATCTCCCAGGTCTTGCCGCGGATATAGTTGGAAATCTGGCGGTTAACGTCTTCCCAGACTTGAACAGCCAGGGAGCGTTCCCGGGGCAGGAACCTCGTAAACCAGGCCAGAAGCATCTCCTTGTCTTTTAGAAAGAAAAAAACCAGCAGGGGGACAATGATCAGATACACAAGTATGGTGATAAGCCCCACCACCGATGCCACGGAAATACTCAGTATCTGCTGGCCCAGCTGGGCCACTTCCGTACGCAGGGCAGAAATGACCTCCTGAATCTGTTCCTGGGAAACCAGGTGCGGATATCTTTCAGGCAGCTGCAGAAGGTGCATCTGGGCCTCGGAGATCATTGAGGGCAGCTGTTGCACCAGCTGGGTCACCTGCTTGATGAGCATAGGCACCAGCCAGAAAAAGCTGAAAAACATAATGAGCATGAACCCGAGAAAAACCAGGATAACCGCCAGCAGCCTGGGGATCCCGTATTTGGTCATCATCTTGACCATACCGTCCAGAAGGTACGCAATAACTAAGCCGGCGAAGAAAGGCAGAAGCATCTGGCCGAAAAAATAAACGACTCCGAAAAAAAACAGGAGCAGACCAACCAGGATCACAACCTGCTGGTTTCCAAAATGTCGTTTAAACCACTCTGCTATAAGGTGCATTCTTTTCCGGCCTTAAAAACGGGGATCAAACCCGGACAAATATCGCATGCAACACGTCCAATTCGCACCATTAACCTGTTCGCGCCCTGAATGCAACCAGCTGCATCAAACGATGCGTGCTAATCTTTTATTCTGCCCAGCAGCCAGGCCATGTTTTTACCCAGGTTGTACATGGTCTGCCTGCCTTCATCGTCTTTCTCC
Above is a window of Desulfonatronospira thiodismutans ASO3-1 DNA encoding:
- a CDS encoding AI-2E family transporter; this encodes MHLIAEWFKRHFGNQQVVILVGLLLFFFGVVYFFGQMLLPFFAGLVIAYLLDGMVKMMTKYGIPRLLAVILVFLGFMLIMFFSFFWLVPMLIKQVTQLVQQLPSMISEAQMHLLQLPERYPHLVSQEQIQEVISALRTEVAQLGQQILSISVASVVGLITILVYLIIVPLLVFFFLKDKEMLLAWFTRFLPRERSLAVQVWEDVNRQISNYIRGKTWEIIIVWGATFAVFSFFGLQYSVLLSLAVGLSVLIPYIGAAVVTVPIALVAYFQWGFGSEFVWILVAYAIIQALDGNVLAPLLLGEVVNIHPVGIVAAIFVFGGLWGFWGVFFAIPLATLVQAVIRAWPRAEDVKKQAIEPPGDPGQV